A single region of the Halobacterium wangiae genome encodes:
- a CDS encoding thioesterase family protein, with protein MTDAFEALADADVHGEATFTLDDDHAIPVFGSQRDPPGEPAATDATPEESAQVLGTAHLLARFEVVARESLRGFLPDGSGVVERGASVSHLAPVGVGGDVEVATTLVAVDRPDLSFACRAESTDGTAVATGDLTFRVVDREQFRNSVARRG; from the coding sequence ATGACCGACGCGTTCGAGGCGCTCGCCGACGCCGACGTCCACGGCGAGGCCACGTTCACGCTCGACGACGACCACGCCATCCCGGTGTTCGGTTCCCAGCGCGACCCGCCCGGCGAACCCGCGGCGACCGACGCCACACCGGAGGAGTCGGCCCAGGTGCTCGGCACCGCTCACCTGCTCGCGCGCTTCGAGGTCGTCGCCCGCGAGTCGCTGCGGGGCTTCCTCCCGGACGGCAGCGGGGTCGTCGAGCGCGGCGCCTCCGTCTCCCACCTCGCGCCCGTCGGCGTCGGCGGCGACGTCGAGGTGGCCACGACGCTGGTCGCCGTCGACCGCCCGGACCTATCCTTCGCCTGTCGCGCCGAGAGCACCGACGGCACCGCCGTCGCCACCGGCGATCTGACGTTCCGCGTCGTCGACCGCGAGCAGTTCCGGAACTCGGTGGCTCGACGCGGGTGA
- a CDS encoding sensor histidine kinase — protein sequence MASVDPQLAVYVAVFATAAVVCAVSLRRVSRIDTPDTRRGFAALLATSGGWAAVQVGFLLAPGAELKEAFHVVGLVVGFSTVGAWLYFCSAYSGRTLHRDPRYRAAAVAVFAVVTLVKVTNPFHQAYFTTTFATTPFPHVVVHSQTPHWVVMGLSYSLAAVGYFMLLELFDRTSLDTRPLTALAALTALPVGFNVVGYATPWLVDMTYEPIGVAAFAVGVLYVFAERFQTIRLTGSVDDPVVFVDDEGHVKDHNRKAEELFPALEGDVTGAPLSAVLPRVAAAIDTDEAVLELDVAGERRYFLVAANPFTVGPRRFGEMVLFSDVTRSERHRRELERQNERLGQFAGIISHDLRNPLNVAAGHVELAREECASEHLDTVANAHERMEALIEDVLALARQGDTIGETESCDLRDLAETSWRNVETVDATLAVASDLRLDADPDRTVQLLENLFRNAIEHAGDDVTVTVGALDDDRGFYVEDDGPGIPAADRESVFEPGHTTTDHGTGFGLAIVAEIADAHGWRVAAVEREAGGARFEVTGVQAAIGAPQNA from the coding sequence ATGGCGAGCGTCGACCCCCAGCTGGCCGTCTACGTCGCCGTCTTCGCGACCGCAGCGGTCGTCTGCGCGGTGAGTCTGCGCCGCGTCTCGCGCATCGACACGCCGGACACGCGCCGCGGGTTCGCCGCGCTGCTCGCCACGAGCGGCGGCTGGGCGGCCGTACAGGTCGGCTTCCTGCTGGCGCCCGGCGCCGAACTCAAGGAGGCGTTCCACGTCGTCGGCCTCGTCGTCGGGTTCAGCACCGTCGGCGCCTGGCTGTACTTCTGCTCGGCGTACAGCGGCCGGACGTTGCACCGCGACCCCCGGTACCGGGCGGCCGCAGTCGCCGTCTTCGCCGTCGTCACGCTGGTGAAGGTGACGAACCCGTTCCACCAGGCGTACTTCACCACCACGTTCGCCACGACGCCGTTCCCCCACGTCGTCGTCCACAGCCAGACCCCCCACTGGGTCGTGATGGGCCTGTCGTACTCGCTGGCCGCCGTCGGCTACTTCATGCTCCTGGAGCTGTTCGACCGGACGAGCCTCGACACGCGACCACTCACCGCGCTCGCGGCCCTCACCGCGCTCCCCGTCGGGTTCAACGTCGTCGGCTACGCGACCCCGTGGCTCGTGGACATGACCTACGAACCGATCGGCGTCGCGGCGTTCGCGGTCGGCGTCCTCTACGTGTTCGCCGAACGGTTCCAGACGATCCGGCTCACGGGGTCCGTCGACGACCCGGTCGTCTTCGTCGACGACGAGGGCCACGTCAAGGACCACAACCGGAAGGCGGAGGAGCTGTTCCCGGCACTGGAGGGTGATGTGACCGGCGCGCCGCTGTCCGCGGTGCTGCCCCGCGTGGCGGCCGCCATCGACACAGACGAAGCCGTTCTCGAACTCGACGTGGCCGGCGAACGCCGCTACTTCCTCGTCGCCGCCAACCCGTTCACCGTCGGCCCCCGGCGTTTCGGGGAGATGGTGCTGTTCTCGGACGTCACCCGCAGCGAGCGCCACCGCCGCGAACTGGAGCGCCAGAACGAGCGCCTCGGCCAGTTCGCGGGTATCATCTCCCACGACCTCCGCAACCCGCTGAACGTGGCGGCGGGCCACGTCGAACTCGCCCGCGAGGAGTGCGCCAGCGAGCACCTCGACACCGTGGCGAACGCCCACGAGCGCATGGAGGCGCTCATCGAGGACGTGCTCGCGCTCGCTCGCCAGGGCGACACCATCGGCGAGACCGAGTCCTGTGACCTCCGCGACCTCGCCGAGACGAGCTGGCGGAACGTCGAGACGGTCGACGCCACGCTCGCCGTCGCGTCCGACCTCCGTCTCGATGCCGACCCCGACCGCACCGTCCAGCTGCTGGAGAACCTGTTCCGCAACGCGATCGAACACGCGGGCGACGACGTCACGGTGACGGTCGGCGCGCTCGACGACGACCGCGGGTTTTACGTCGAGGACGACGGCCCCGGCATCCCCGCGGCCGACCGCGAGTCCGTGTTCGAACCGGGACACACCACGACGGACCACGGCACCGGCTTCGGGCTCGCGATCGTCGCGGAGATCGCCGACGCGCACGGCTGGCGGGTCGCGGCCGTCGAGCGCGAGGCCGGCGGCGCCCGCTTCGAGGTCACCGGCGTCCAGGCCGCCATCGGAGCACCGCAGAACGCCTAA
- a CDS encoding HIT family protein, which yields MTEDCIFCRIVDGEIPARVVYEDDDVLAFLDANPLAPGHTLVIPKDHYETLGDMPTDQAERVFAALHDLTPVVEESVDADGSNVAFNNGAAAGQEVPHVHGHVIPRFEDDGGNPIHAVAGSRPDLSEDELDDIADDISAATN from the coding sequence ATGACCGAGGACTGCATCTTCTGTCGCATCGTCGACGGGGAGATCCCCGCGCGGGTCGTCTACGAGGACGACGACGTCCTGGCGTTCCTCGACGCCAACCCGCTCGCGCCCGGCCACACGCTCGTCATCCCGAAGGACCACTACGAGACGCTCGGCGACATGCCGACCGACCAGGCCGAACGCGTGTTCGCGGCGCTCCACGACCTCACGCCGGTCGTCGAGGAGAGCGTGGACGCCGACGGTAGCAACGTCGCGTTCAACAACGGCGCGGCCGCCGGCCAGGAGGTCCCGCACGTCCACGGCCACGTCATCCCGCGCTTCGAGGACGACGGCGGCAACCCCATCCACGCCGTGGCGGGCAGCCGCCCCGACCTCTCCGAGGACGAACTCGACGACATCGCCGACGACATCTCGGCGGCCACGAATTGA
- a CDS encoding DUF7526 family protein: MTETVHAEVVYVVPPDELGDHELTQRMQDLAASRYVLVCRNGGVPSWFERVKSFLLRRPIEAITLVADRSFEEGAELTATVEETEVAGVYDVRRFE, translated from the coding sequence ATGACCGAGACGGTCCACGCCGAGGTCGTCTACGTCGTCCCGCCCGACGAACTGGGCGACCACGAACTCACCCAGCGGATGCAGGACCTCGCCGCCTCCCGGTACGTCCTCGTCTGCCGGAACGGCGGCGTCCCCTCGTGGTTCGAGCGCGTGAAGTCGTTCCTGCTGCGCCGCCCCATCGAGGCCATCACGCTCGTCGCCGACCGTTCGTTCGAGGAGGGCGCGGAACTGACGGCGACTGTCGAGGAGACCGAGGTGGCCGGCGTGTACGACGTTCGGCGCTTCGAGTGA
- a CDS encoding minichromosome maintenance protein MCM has protein sequence MAQAANQELVDRFEEFYRRYYSDDVAELARQYPRESKSLDLDWRDLYQMDPDLADDYINHPDQLGEAAEEALRLYDLPVDVSLGQAHVRVFGLEETTEIRDIRAEHLNTLIGVQGMVRKATDVMPKIQSAVFVCQRCGAETEVPQSDAGFQEPYQCESCERQGPFKLDPERSEFVDAQKLRIQESPEGLSGGETPQSIDIHIEDDITGEVTPGDHITATGVLRLDQGDESTDSPIFDLYMEGSSVVVEDEEFEEMDITEEDKQQIIEISEREDIYEQMVDSMAPAIYGHREAKLAMMLQLFAGVTKELPDGSRIRGDLHMLLIGDPGTGKSQMISYVQNIAPRSVYTSGKGSSAAGLTAAAVRDDFGDGQQWSLEAGALVLADQGVAAVDELDKMADDDRSAMHEALEQQKISISKAGINATLKARCSLLGAANPKYGRFDQYEPIGEQIDLEPALISRFDLIFTVTDKPDPEEDAKLARHIIQTNYAGELNTQNDNIANANHSAEEIDSQTENVAPAIEADLLRKYIAYARRNCYPTMTDEAKEAIEEFYVDLRSKGQDEDAPVPVTARQLEALVRLAEASARLRLSDRVEAEDADRVISIVRSCLQDIGVDPETGEFDADVVETGTSKTQRDRIKNIKGLIKEIEQDFDEGAPIEEVLDRAEEIGMDADRAEHEIEKLKEKGELYQPNKDHLRSI, from the coding sequence ATGGCCCAGGCCGCAAACCAGGAGCTCGTCGACAGGTTCGAGGAGTTCTACCGCCGCTACTACAGCGACGACGTCGCGGAGCTCGCGCGGCAGTACCCCCGCGAGTCGAAGTCGCTGGACCTGGACTGGCGGGACCTCTACCAGATGGACCCGGACCTGGCCGACGACTACATCAACCACCCCGACCAGCTCGGCGAGGCCGCCGAGGAGGCCCTCCGGCTGTACGACCTCCCGGTCGACGTCAGCCTCGGGCAGGCCCACGTCCGCGTCTTCGGCCTCGAGGAGACCACGGAGATCCGGGACATCCGCGCCGAACACCTGAACACGCTCATCGGCGTCCAGGGGATGGTGCGGAAGGCGACGGACGTGATGCCGAAAATCCAGTCCGCGGTGTTCGTCTGCCAGCGCTGTGGCGCCGAGACGGAGGTCCCCCAGAGCGACGCCGGCTTCCAGGAGCCCTACCAGTGCGAGAGCTGCGAGCGACAGGGACCGTTCAAGCTCGATCCCGAGCGCTCTGAGTTCGTCGACGCCCAGAAGCTCCGCATCCAGGAGTCCCCCGAGGGGCTCTCCGGCGGCGAGACGCCACAGAGCATCGACATCCACATCGAGGACGACATCACGGGCGAGGTCACGCCCGGCGACCACATCACCGCCACCGGCGTCCTCCGCCTCGACCAGGGCGACGAGTCCACCGACTCACCCATCTTCGACCTCTACATGGAGGGCTCCTCGGTCGTCGTCGAGGACGAGGAGTTCGAGGAGATGGACATCACCGAGGAGGACAAACAGCAGATCATCGAGATCAGCGAGCGCGAGGACATCTACGAGCAGATGGTCGACTCGATGGCACCCGCCATCTACGGCCACCGCGAGGCGAAACTCGCGATGATGCTCCAGCTGTTCGCGGGCGTCACGAAGGAGCTCCCTGACGGCTCGCGCATCCGTGGCGACCTCCACATGCTGCTGATAGGGGACCCCGGTACGGGTAAATCGCAGATGATTTCCTACGTCCAGAACATCGCGCCGCGTTCCGTCTACACCTCCGGGAAGGGGTCGTCCGCGGCCGGTCTGACGGCGGCGGCGGTCCGGGACGACTTCGGCGACGGCCAGCAGTGGTCCCTGGAGGCGGGTGCACTCGTGCTCGCCGACCAGGGCGTGGCCGCGGTGGACGAACTGGACAAGATGGCCGACGACGACCGGTCGGCGATGCACGAGGCCCTCGAACAGCAGAAGATCTCCATCTCGAAGGCGGGCATCAACGCGACGCTGAAGGCGCGGTGTTCGCTGCTCGGGGCTGCGAACCCGAAGTACGGGCGCTTCGACCAGTACGAGCCCATCGGCGAGCAGATCGACCTCGAACCCGCGCTCATCTCGCGGTTCGACCTCATCTTCACGGTGACGGACAAACCCGACCCCGAGGAGGACGCGAAGCTCGCCCGGCACATCATCCAGACGAACTACGCGGGCGAGCTGAACACGCAGAACGACAACATCGCGAACGCGAACCACTCCGCCGAGGAGATCGACTCCCAGACGGAGAACGTCGCGCCCGCCATCGAGGCGGACCTCCTGCGGAAGTACATCGCGTACGCCCGCCGGAACTGCTACCCGACGATGACCGACGAGGCCAAGGAGGCCATCGAGGAGTTCTACGTCGACCTGCGCTCGAAGGGCCAGGACGAGGACGCGCCCGTCCCCGTGACCGCCCGCCAGCTCGAGGCGCTCGTCCGGCTCGCGGAGGCCTCCGCGCGGTTGCGGCTCTCCGACCGCGTCGAAGCCGAGGACGCCGACCGCGTCATCTCCATCGTGCGGTCGTGCCTGCAGGACATCGGCGTCGACCCCGAGACCGGCGAGTTCGACGCGGACGTCGTCGAGACGGGGACGTCGAAGACCCAGCGGGACCGCATCAAGAACATCAAGGGCCTCATCAAGGAGATCGAACAGGACTTCGACGAGGGGGCGCCGATCGAGGAGGTGCTCGACCGCGCCGAGGAGATCGGCATGGACGCCGACCGCGCCGAACACGAGATAGAGAAGCTCAAGGAGAAAGGCGAGCTCTACCAGCCGAACAAGGACCACCTGCGCTCGATCTGA
- a CDS encoding universal stress protein, protein MYRILLPVDNDADRARGQAAFVADLPATADDVTAVVTHTLTSEEADAPDAQQHVERVVTVKLVRDYLAERGIGVELAEARQPPADGILEIAAEFDVDHIAMGSRKRSPTGKVVFGSVAQQVLLEADVPVTVVGAHEA, encoded by the coding sequence GTGTACCGGATACTGCTCCCCGTCGACAACGACGCGGACCGCGCACGTGGCCAGGCGGCGTTCGTCGCCGACCTCCCCGCGACGGCCGACGACGTGACGGCAGTCGTGACGCACACGCTGACCAGCGAGGAGGCCGACGCACCCGACGCCCAGCAGCACGTCGAACGGGTCGTCACGGTCAAACTCGTCCGGGACTACCTGGCAGAGCGCGGTATCGGCGTGGAACTCGCGGAAGCGCGACAGCCGCCGGCCGACGGCATCCTCGAGATCGCCGCGGAGTTCGACGTCGACCACATCGCGATGGGGTCGCGCAAGCGTTCTCCCACCGGGAAGGTCGTCTTCGGGAGCGTCGCCCAGCAGGTGTTGCTGGAGGCCGACGTCCCCGTCACCGTGGTCGGTGCCCACGAGGCGTGA